A single window of Deinococcus reticulitermitis DNA harbors:
- the speA gene encoding biosynthetic arginine decarboxylase, with amino-acid sequence MTTVNSLNLGFTTTDAAELYQVPNWSGGWFRVSDKGALEVTPSPGLHAPLRAIVDEIVDRGESLPVILRFPQVLTGRVKHLNEAFGAAIAEYGYSGHYQGVFPIKVNQRRAVVETVAAAGYDYAHGLEAGSKAELALCLAQKMHPDALLCCNGFKDDGFIKLALWGRQLGKNVVITIEKFTELDRILKQAKALGVRPAIGVRFKLHARGSGQWEESGGDQAKFGLNAYELLRVVERLKEEGMIDSLVMLHTHIGSQITDIRRVKVAVREATQTYAGLIAAGAQLKYLNVGGGLGVDYDGSKTTFYASMNYTVKEYAADVVYTVQEVCKAREVPEPIIVSESGRALTAHHAVLILPVVDVTGPTRNLGDQDLIQPDEHSHQIVHNLAEILGNISARNYRESYNDAVGDKHTLHNLFDLGYVSLEDRAKGEALFNAILRKIAKLIQSEKYVPDELEDLQKVLADKYICNFSLFQSLPDNWAIGALFPVVPLDRLGEKPTRQATLVDITCDSDGKMEKFIDLRDVKATLPLHEPGESPYYLGVFLMGAYQDVLGSAHNLFGKVSEAHVTVRPGGRFNIDLFVRGQKARRMIESMGYEEPMLRDAIEDQADAAIKAGTLTAEQENELLEDYGEELLGYTYLEYES; translated from the coding sequence ATGACGACAGTCAATTCCCTGAACCTTGGCTTTACCACCACTGACGCCGCCGAGCTCTACCAGGTGCCCAACTGGTCCGGCGGCTGGTTTCGCGTCTCCGACAAGGGCGCCCTTGAAGTCACGCCCTCGCCGGGGCTGCACGCTCCGCTGCGCGCGATCGTGGATGAGATCGTGGACCGCGGCGAGAGCCTGCCGGTGATCCTGCGCTTTCCCCAGGTGCTCACCGGGCGGGTCAAGCACCTCAACGAGGCCTTCGGGGCCGCCATCGCCGAGTACGGCTACTCGGGGCACTACCAGGGCGTCTTTCCGATCAAGGTCAACCAGCGCCGCGCGGTCGTCGAGACGGTGGCTGCCGCCGGCTACGACTACGCGCACGGGCTGGAGGCCGGAAGTAAGGCCGAACTCGCGCTGTGCCTCGCCCAGAAGATGCACCCCGACGCGCTGCTGTGCTGCAACGGCTTCAAGGACGACGGCTTCATCAAGCTCGCGCTGTGGGGCCGGCAGCTCGGCAAGAACGTCGTGATCACCATCGAGAAGTTCACCGAGCTCGACCGCATCCTCAAGCAGGCGAAGGCGCTCGGAGTGAGGCCCGCCATCGGGGTGCGCTTCAAGCTGCACGCGCGCGGCTCGGGCCAGTGGGAGGAGTCGGGCGGCGACCAGGCCAAGTTCGGGCTCAACGCCTATGAACTGCTGCGGGTGGTCGAGCGCCTGAAAGAAGAGGGCATGATCGACTCGCTGGTGATGCTCCACACCCACATCGGCTCGCAGATCACCGACATCCGCCGGGTGAAGGTGGCGGTGCGCGAAGCGACCCAGACCTACGCGGGCCTGATCGCCGCCGGCGCCCAGCTCAAGTACCTCAACGTGGGCGGCGGCCTCGGCGTGGACTACGACGGCTCGAAGACCACCTTCTACGCCTCGATGAACTACACGGTCAAGGAGTACGCCGCCGACGTGGTGTACACCGTGCAGGAGGTGTGCAAGGCGCGCGAGGTGCCCGAGCCGATCATCGTTTCCGAGTCGGGCCGGGCGCTGACCGCGCATCACGCCGTCTTGATTCTGCCGGTCGTGGACGTGACCGGGCCGACCCGCAACCTGGGCGACCAGGACCTGATTCAGCCCGACGAGCACAGCCACCAGATCGTGCACAACCTCGCCGAGATCCTCGGCAACATCTCGGCGCGCAACTACCGCGAGTCGTACAACGACGCGGTAGGCGACAAGCACACGCTGCACAACCTCTTCGACCTGGGCTACGTGAGTCTGGAAGACCGGGCCAAGGGCGAAGCGCTGTTCAACGCGATCCTGCGCAAGATCGCCAAACTGATTCAGAGCGAGAAGTACGTGCCCGACGAGCTCGAAGACCTGCAAAAGGTCCTGGCCGACAAATACATCTGCAACTTCTCGCTCTTCCAGAGCCTGCCCGACAACTGGGCGATCGGGGCGCTGTTTCCGGTGGTGCCGCTCGACCGCCTCGGCGAGAAGCCGACCCGGCAGGCGACCCTGGTCGACATCACCTGCGACTCTGACGGCAAGATGGAGAAATTCATCGACCTGCGCGACGTGAAAGCCACCCTGCCGCTCCACGAGCCGGGTGAATCGCCCTATTACCTCGGCGTGTTCCTGATGGGGGCGTATCAGGACGTGCTCGGCAGCGCGCACAACCTCTTCGGCAAGGTGAGCGAGGCGCACGTCACGGTGCGGCCCGGCGGGCGGTTCAACATCGACCTCTTCGTGCGTGGGCAAAAGGCGCGGCGCATGATCGAGTCGATGGGCTACGAGGAACCCATGCTGCGCGACGCGATCGAGGACCAGGCCGACGCCGCGATCAAGGCCGGCACCCTGACCGCCGAGCAGGAAAACGAGCTGCTCGAGGACTACGGCGAGGAACTGCTCGGGTACACTTACCTCGAATACGAAAGCTAA
- the prmC gene encoding peptide chain release factor N(5)-glutamine methyltransferase, whose protein sequence is MAELLRDLLARATGQLRAAGVPSPEVDARALLEHALGLSRAALLLRGEEEVAPDAVAAVDDLLARRAARVPLQHLLGEVEWGGVRLRCDARALVPRPETEWLLDLARREVGGSARVLDIGTGTGALALGLKAALPAARVWATDLSPGALTLARENAALNGLDVTFVEGDLLAGLAGPFDLIVSNPPYLPEGDRAGADPEVTHDPELALYAGPDGLALARPLAAQARAALAPGGTLLLELDPRNAATFAAELRGAGWEAGVLPDLTWRERFVRARPGDAGG, encoded by the coding sequence ATGGCTGAACTCCTGCGCGACCTCCTCGCGCGGGCCACCGGGCAACTCAGAGCGGCGGGCGTCCCTTCCCCGGAAGTGGACGCCCGCGCCCTGCTGGAGCACGCCCTGGGGCTCAGCCGCGCGGCGCTCCTGCTGCGGGGTGAGGAAGAGGTGGCGCCGGACGCCGTGGCGGCGGTGGACGACCTGCTCGCCCGGCGCGCGGCCCGCGTGCCGCTTCAGCACCTGCTCGGCGAGGTGGAGTGGGGCGGCGTGCGGCTGCGCTGCGACGCGCGCGCCCTGGTGCCGCGCCCGGAGACCGAGTGGCTGCTCGACCTCGCCCGGCGCGAGGTAGGCGGCTCGGCGCGCGTGCTCGACATCGGCACCGGCACGGGCGCCCTCGCCCTGGGGCTCAAGGCGGCCTTGCCGGCGGCGCGGGTCTGGGCGACCGACCTCAGCCCGGGGGCGCTGACGCTCGCCCGCGAGAACGCGGCGCTGAACGGCCTCGACGTGACGTTCGTGGAGGGCGACCTGCTCGCCGGCCTCGCCGGTCCCTTCGACCTGATCGTGAGCAACCCGCCTTACCTGCCCGAGGGCGACCGCGCGGGCGCCGATCCCGAGGTCACCCACGACCCGGAACTCGCCCTCTACGCCGGCCCGGACGGGCTCGCGCTGGCCCGGCCCCTGGCGGCGCAGGCGCGCGCGGCCCTCGCGCCGGGCGGCACGCTGCTGCTCGAACTCGACCCGCGCAACGCCGCCACGTTCGCCGCCGAGTTGCGTGGGGCGGGGTGGGAGGCGGGCGTGCTCCCCGACCTGACCTGGCGTGAGCGCTTCGTGCGGGCGCGGCCCGGAGACGCGGGGGGGTAA
- a CDS encoding protein jag: MDNRTNLDDYLAGLGISDADEQAPPPPAPEPAPAALEALSEEPLTVLERFLRGLVSRIDPGLSVTVRETEDALEAEIGGENAGRLAGRDGRTLGAIEVIAYTVLAKQAGRSDLRVRVDIGGFRKRQADTLTKLAERLAIQVAKSGEPHELQPMPPAERRIIHIALKEHPDVLSESVGEGAARRLVIRPRHG, translated from the coding sequence ATGGACAACCGCACCAACCTGGACGACTACCTCGCGGGGCTGGGGATCAGCGACGCGGACGAGCAGGCGCCGCCCCCCCCGGCCCCTGAGCCGGCCCCGGCGGCGCTGGAGGCGCTCAGCGAGGAGCCGCTCACGGTGCTGGAGCGCTTCCTGCGCGGACTGGTCTCGCGCATCGACCCCGGCCTGAGCGTCACGGTGCGCGAAACCGAGGACGCCTTAGAGGCCGAGATCGGCGGCGAGAACGCGGGGCGGCTCGCCGGACGCGACGGGCGCACGCTCGGGGCCATCGAGGTGATCGCCTACACGGTCCTCGCCAAGCAGGCGGGGCGCAGCGACCTGCGGGTACGGGTGGATATCGGCGGCTTTCGCAAGCGTCAGGCCGACACGCTCACCAAACTCGCCGAGCGCCTCGCGATCCAGGTGGCCAAGAGCGGCGAGCCCCACGAACTCCAGCCGATGCCGCCCGCCGAGCGCCGCATCATCCACATCGCGCTCAAGGAGCACCCCGACGTGCTCAGCGAGTCGGTCGGCGAGGGCGCCGCGCGGCGGCTGGTGATCCGCCCCCGGCATGGCTGA
- a CDS encoding peptidylprolyl isomerase translates to MSDYTADGFQMTQELSAERQTNFRQAPELGSAIEPGKQYRAVLETNKGRIVVELYPDEAPETVNSFAHLLRHHYYDGIVFHRVIDGFMAQTGDPTGTGTGGPGYQFDDETAGNPHRHDRKGILSMANAGVRMGRGTNGSQFFITFGPTPHLDGKHTVFGAVVEGLDVLDRLTRIQPGMRGTPDVIERAYLVEK, encoded by the coding sequence ATGAGTGATTACACCGCTGACGGCTTCCAGATGACCCAGGAGCTGAGCGCCGAGCGCCAGACGAACTTCCGGCAGGCCCCCGAACTCGGCAGCGCCATCGAGCCCGGCAAGCAGTACCGCGCCGTCCTGGAGACGAACAAGGGCCGCATCGTGGTCGAGCTCTACCCCGACGAGGCGCCCGAGACCGTCAACTCCTTCGCGCACCTGTTGCGCCACCACTACTACGACGGCATTGTCTTTCACCGCGTGATCGACGGCTTCATGGCCCAGACCGGCGACCCCACCGGCACCGGCACTGGCGGCCCCGGCTACCAGTTCGACGACGAGACCGCCGGCAACCCGCACCGCCACGACCGCAAGGGCATCCTCAGCATGGCGAATGCCGGCGTCCGCATGGGGCGCGGTACCAACGGCTCGCAGTTTTTCATCACCTTCGGCCCGACCCCGCACCTCGACGGCAAGCACACGGTGTTCGGCGCCGTCGTGGAGGGCCTCGACGTGCTCGACCGCCTCACCCGCATCCAGCCGGGGATGCGCGGCACGCCCGACGTGATCGAGCGGGCGTACCTCGTCGAGAAATAA